In the Osmerus eperlanus chromosome 27, fOsmEpe2.1, whole genome shotgun sequence genome, one interval contains:
- the nccrp1 gene encoding F-box only protein 50 yields the protein MADNEWKIRCQNEWNITGISMPDSVDWKFVYEAKPLGRNLLRNPAPHGVTHDSLPPEPELTGVPRDEPPRSEPEGDYTGWTTSVEELPYDNSGIPPGVVVCYMPQFSWFTLEQKIDLKSEGLWDELLDDQPDILIQDRYEESQLHESIYQLHVKLLGGDGQVISEHTASPKEDLSTYSHTWKEVSHVFSGYGKGVRYVHFLHRLKNKYMVEFFPTLVTGSSVIVKPT from the exons ATGGCCGACAATGAATGGAAAATAAGATGTCAGAACGAGTGGAACATCACAGGCATATCTATGCCCGACTCCGTGGACTGGAAGTTCGTCTATGAAGCGAAACCACTCGGCAGAAATTTGTTGAGGAACCCGGCGCCTCACG GTGTGACTCATGACAGCCTGCCTCCTGAGCCTGAACTGACAGGCGTGCCTAGAGATGAACCTCCTCGTTCAGAGCCAGAAG GTGACTACACTGGCTGGACCACCAGCGTAGAGGAACTTCCCTATGACAACAGTGGCATACCACCAGGGGTTGTGGTCTGTTACATGCCTCAGTTCAG TTGGTTTACCCTGGAGCAGAAAATTGACCTGAAGTCTGAAGGACTGTGGGATGAGCTGTTGGATGACCAGCCTGACATCCTTATACAAGACAG GTATGAAGAAAGTCAGCTGCACGAGTCCATCTACCAGCTGCATGTAAAGTTGCTGGGAGGAGATGGTCAGGTTATCTCAGAACACACAGCCAGCCCCAAAGAAGACCTCAGCACCTACTCTCACACCTGGAAAGAA GTGTCGCATGTCTTTTCAGGGTATGGAAAGGGGGTGAGGTATGTCCATTTCCTGCACAGACTGAAGAATAAATACATGGTGGAGTTCTTCCCTACTTTGGTCACAGGCAGCTCAGTCATCGTCAAGCCAACCTAA
- the LOC134013551 gene encoding uncharacterized protein LOC134013551 yields MTALTNPRIDVGTAVHLCSRTNPRIDVGTAVHLCSRTNPRIDVGTAVHLCSRTNPRIDVGTAVHLCSRTNPRIDVGTAVHLCSRTNPRIDVGTAVHLCSRTNPRIDVGTAVHLCSRTNPRIDVGTAVHLCSRTNPRIDVGTAVHLCSRTNPRIDVGTAVHLCSRTNPRIDVGTAVHLCSRTNPRIDVGTAVHLCSRTNPRIDDSKCPGSCDFHLRSLGPHVVNVRIVNGDHLSAGQRTGYLAKKTSMGGENCKAGYQRNSHGTSASQMNIQQQRQIWPRGVFQSGTCDAGTQTYLTMAHLRPKSVPSSVPRIMCRSQRKTDDTWSSQHGSQVWQPSQSPPHSVPYGRGFKATVPSRVLREVGTHSDTCGLSYSCQLPSQEISKMGGVRSSITIH; encoded by the exons ATGACAGCTTT GACTAACCCCAGGATCGACGTAGGCACAGCTGTCCACCTGTGTTCCAGGACTAACCCCAGGATCGACGTAGGCACAGCTGTCCACCTGTGTTCCAGGACTAACCCCAGGATCGACGTAGGCACAGCTGTCCACCTGTGTTCCAGGACTAACCCCAGGATCGACGTAGGCACAGCTGTCCACCTGTGTTCCAGGACTAACCCCAGGATCGACGTAGGCACAGCTGTCCACCTGTGTTCCAGGACTAACCCCAGGATCGACGTAGGCACAGCTGTCCACCTGTGTTCCAGGACTAACCCCAGGATCGACGTAGGCACAGCTGTCCACCTGTGTTCCAGGACTAACCCCAGGATCGACGTAGGCACAGCTGTCCACCTGTGTTCCAGGACTAACCCCAGGATCGACGTAGGCACAGCTGTCCACCTGTGTTCCAGGACTAACCCCAGGATCGACGTAGGCACAGCTGTCCACCTGTGTTCCAGGACTAACCCCAGGATCGACGTAGGCACAGCTGTCCACCTGTGTTCCAGGACTAACCCCAGGATCGACGTAGGCACAGCTGTCCACCTGTGTTCCAGGACTAACCCCAGGATCGACGACTCCAAATGCCCAGGAAGCTGTGACTTCCATCTCAGAAGCCTCGGCCCCCACGTAGTAAATGTCAGGATAGTCAATGGGGATCACTTAAGCGCAGGTCAACGCACAGGCTACCTTGCAAAGAAAACAAGCATGGGAGGAGAAAATTGTAAAGCGGGCTACCAGAGGAATAGCCATGGAACCTCTGCATCTCAGATGAATATTCAGCAACAGCGACAGATTTGGCCAAGAGGTGTGTTCCAGTCAGGTACCTGTGATGCAGGCACTCAGACTTACCTGACAATGGCACACCTGCGGCCCAAATCggtcccctcctctgtccccagAATAA TGTGTAGATCCCAGAGGAAGACTGATGATACGTGGAGTTCTCAGCATGGCTCACAGGTCTGGCAGCCTTCGCAGAGCCCCCCACACAGTGTCCCATACGGGAGGGGCTTTAAAGCCACAGTCCCTAGTCGCGTCCTCCGTGAGGTTGGGACCCACTCCGACACTTGTGGCCTTTCCTACAGCTGCCAGCTTCCCTCACAGGAAATAAGTAAGATGGGCGGGGTGAGGTCATCTATAACAATACACTAA